One stretch of Micromonospora cremea DNA includes these proteins:
- a CDS encoding ThuA domain-containing protein, with the protein MRRQRTLLFALLVAVTLLLPSTAATAAESATAANFRVLVFSKVTNFYHDSIPAGVAAIRQLGDQQGFAVEATTDAGAFTDANLARFDALVFNNTNSTPASGDLLDADQRAALQRFIRNGGGWVGLHAASASERNWTWYEGLVGTIFDQHPDFSATGGTFPGRIKVLDHAHPSTKDLPELWERSEEWYNWRTNPTGKVHTLAQIKVRDGIAGLDEGTDHAYSWCQNYDGGRSWFTAGGHSSSSFQEPAFLAHLLGGIKWAAGAAPGDCGATRTTNFERIPLVNQDLSDPFELAVAPDRRVFYIERTGALKVVNQDTLAVTTLLDFAYTPAQTSQSDGLLGMTLDRHFAENNWLYLLWSDRVENQLNLSRFTVDGDSVSLASEKRLLTIPTWRGEARANSHMGGSLTMDQQGNLYAAIGDNTDPFESSGFTPIDERTGRRAYDAQGTAGNTNDLRGKILRIKPLPNGKYAIPDGNLFAPGTARTKPEIYAMGMRNPFRITVDSKTNALLVADYGPDARSANPARGPEGTVEFNRITSAGNYGWPYCIGNNIPFNDYDFATATSGPKFDCAAPVNDSPNNTGLTNLPATRPALISYAYSASPQFPELGTGGGGPMSGPVYDYDPSNKRLTKFPQYYEGKWIVYELTRRWFKTLSIHDTAQTFSDPRFGPTNAGDLQSINGILGNMSWIQPFEAEFGPDGSLYVIDFGEGSGSGRGGSNEGAGIYRIDYVANSRPPVAKLAVDKDSGPAPLTVAFSSAGSSGPDGTAIQYAWDFDGNGSIDSTAANPSHTYSTPGRFTARLTVTATNGQTAVAVQEITAGNTRPTVTLSVPDGAFFDFGDRIPYTVTVTDPEESTIDCSKVVVQTQLGHDSHAHPLDNYVGCAGVAVTESNGGDGHGPGQNLYTLLSAQYTDGGANGAPNLVGSTRAELQTKSKEAEHFDGQSGIQVLDRATASAGKRIGDIDNGEWINFGPVNLRNIDSVTFGVASGSSGGDIEIRADSPTGQLLGRATIGGTGGWDNVVSPTVELTDPGRTTTLYLAFLNPNQTGGTPDLMALDWLRFNGAGVREQTDATVSASATPTTGTAPLAVAFAGTASPAAGRTITDHAWDFGDNSAVAHGASASHTYARRGTYTARLTVTDSVGATTSSIVVVTVS; encoded by the coding sequence ATGAGACGCCAACGCACGCTACTGTTCGCCCTGCTCGTGGCCGTCACACTTCTGTTGCCGAGCACCGCAGCGACCGCCGCCGAATCCGCGACCGCCGCCAATTTCCGGGTGCTGGTCTTCTCCAAGGTCACGAACTTCTACCACGACTCCATCCCGGCCGGCGTCGCCGCCATCCGGCAGCTCGGCGACCAACAGGGATTCGCCGTCGAGGCGACCACCGACGCGGGCGCGTTCACCGACGCCAACCTCGCCCGCTTCGACGCTCTCGTGTTCAACAACACCAACTCCACCCCGGCGTCCGGCGACCTCCTCGACGCCGACCAGCGGGCCGCGCTGCAGAGGTTCATCCGTAACGGCGGTGGCTGGGTCGGCCTGCACGCCGCGTCGGCCAGCGAGCGGAACTGGACCTGGTACGAGGGACTGGTCGGGACCATCTTCGACCAGCACCCGGACTTCTCCGCCACGGGCGGCACCTTCCCGGGCCGGATCAAGGTCCTCGACCACGCCCACCCGTCCACGAAGGACCTTCCGGAGCTCTGGGAGCGCAGCGAGGAGTGGTACAACTGGCGCACCAACCCCACCGGCAAGGTCCACACGCTCGCCCAGATCAAGGTGCGCGACGGCATTGCCGGGCTCGACGAGGGCACCGACCATGCCTACTCGTGGTGCCAGAACTACGACGGCGGGCGCTCCTGGTTCACCGCCGGCGGGCACAGCTCCTCGTCGTTCCAGGAGCCGGCCTTCCTCGCGCACCTGCTGGGCGGCATCAAGTGGGCCGCCGGCGCCGCCCCCGGTGACTGCGGCGCCACCAGGACCACCAACTTCGAGCGGATCCCCCTGGTCAACCAGGACCTCTCCGACCCGTTTGAACTGGCGGTGGCGCCGGACCGCCGGGTCTTCTACATCGAGCGCACCGGCGCGCTGAAGGTCGTCAACCAGGACACCCTCGCGGTCACCACGCTGCTGGACTTCGCCTACACGCCGGCGCAGACCAGTCAGTCCGACGGGCTGCTCGGCATGACTCTGGACCGACACTTCGCCGAGAACAACTGGCTCTATCTGCTCTGGTCCGACCGGGTGGAGAATCAGCTGAACCTGTCCCGCTTCACCGTCGACGGCGACAGCGTCAGCCTCGCCTCGGAGAAGCGCCTGCTCACGATCCCGACCTGGCGCGGTGAGGCTCGCGCCAACTCGCACATGGGCGGCTCGCTGACGATGGACCAGCAGGGCAACCTGTACGCCGCGATCGGTGACAACACCGACCCCTTCGAGTCCAGCGGCTTCACCCCGATCGACGAGCGAACCGGCCGTCGCGCGTACGACGCCCAGGGCACCGCCGGCAACACCAACGACCTGCGCGGCAAAATCCTGCGGATCAAGCCCCTACCCAACGGCAAGTACGCCATTCCCGACGGCAACCTGTTCGCCCCGGGCACGGCCCGCACCAAACCCGAGATCTATGCGATGGGTATGCGCAACCCGTTCCGCATCACCGTCGACTCCAAGACGAACGCGCTGCTCGTCGCCGACTACGGCCCCGACGCCCGGTCCGCCAACCCGGCCCGCGGACCGGAGGGCACGGTCGAGTTCAACCGGATCACCAGCGCCGGCAACTACGGCTGGCCCTACTGCATCGGCAACAACATCCCGTTCAACGACTACGACTTCGCCACCGCCACCTCGGGGCCGAAGTTCGACTGCGCCGCGCCGGTCAACGACTCCCCCAACAACACCGGCCTGACCAACCTCCCGGCAACCCGGCCGGCCCTAATCTCGTACGCCTACTCGGCCTCCCCGCAGTTCCCGGAGCTGGGCACGGGCGGCGGCGGCCCCATGAGCGGGCCCGTCTACGACTACGACCCGTCCAACAAGCGGCTGACCAAGTTCCCCCAGTACTACGAGGGCAAGTGGATCGTCTACGAGCTAACCCGCAGGTGGTTCAAGACGCTGTCGATCCACGACACCGCCCAGACGTTCAGCGATCCCCGCTTCGGCCCCACCAACGCCGGTGACCTGCAGTCCATCAACGGGATCCTCGGCAACATGTCGTGGATCCAGCCATTCGAGGCGGAGTTCGGGCCGGACGGCTCCCTCTACGTCATCGACTTCGGCGAGGGCAGCGGCAGCGGTCGGGGCGGCAGCAACGAGGGCGCCGGCATCTACCGCATCGACTACGTCGCCAACAGCCGGCCGCCAGTGGCCAAGCTGGCCGTCGACAAGGACAGCGGCCCGGCGCCACTGACCGTCGCCTTCTCCAGCGCCGGCTCCAGCGGGCCGGACGGCACCGCAATCCAGTACGCCTGGGACTTCGACGGCAACGGCAGCATCGACTCCACCGCCGCCAACCCCAGCCACACCTACAGCACACCGGGGCGCTTCACCGCCCGGCTCACCGTCACCGCCACCAACGGGCAGACCGCCGTCGCCGTACAGGAGATCACGGCCGGCAACACGCGCCCGACGGTGACCCTCAGCGTCCCCGACGGGGCCTTCTTCGATTTCGGTGACCGCATCCCGTACACGGTGACGGTCACCGACCCGGAGGAGAGCACCATCGACTGCTCCAAGGTGGTCGTGCAGACCCAGCTCGGCCATGACTCACACGCCCACCCGCTGGACAACTACGTCGGGTGCGCCGGGGTGGCAGTGACCGAGAGCAACGGCGGCGACGGGCACGGCCCGGGACAGAACCTCTACACGCTGCTCTCCGCCCAGTACACCGACGGCGGGGCGAACGGGGCACCGAACCTGGTCGGCTCGACCCGGGCCGAGCTGCAGACCAAGAGCAAGGAGGCCGAGCACTTCGACGGCCAGAGCGGCATCCAGGTCCTCGACCGCGCCACAGCGAGCGCCGGCAAGCGCATCGGCGACATCGACAACGGCGAGTGGATCAACTTCGGCCCGGTCAACCTCCGCAACATCGACTCGGTCACCTTCGGAGTCGCCTCGGGCAGCAGCGGCGGCGACATCGAGATCAGGGCCGACTCCCCCACCGGCCAACTCCTCGGCCGGGCCACCATCGGCGGCACCGGCGGCTGGGACAACGTCGTCTCGCCCACCGTCGAGCTGACCGATCCGGGCCGCACAACCACCCTCTACCTCGCCTTCCTCAACCCGAACCAGACCGGTGGCACCCCCGACCTGATGGCGCTGGACTGGCTGCGCTTCAACGGCGCCGGGGTACGCGAACAGACCGACGCCACCGTTTCGGCCTCGGCCACGCCCACCACCGGCACCGCGCCGCTGGCGGTCGCCTTCGCCGGCACAGCCTCGCCGGCGGCCGGACGCACCATCACGGATCACGCGTGGGACTTCGGCGACAACTCAGCCGTCGCGCACGGGGCGTCGGCCAGTCACACGTACGCCCGCCGAGGCACGTACACGGCACGACTGACCGTCACCGACAGCGTCGGGGCGACGACGTCCTCGATCGTGGTCGTGACGGTGAGCTGA
- a CDS encoding sugar phosphate isomerase/epimerase family protein — MCYGHDGMAALRRSVDRRSLLRGTLAAVGVGLASSGLGATAASATAHRTGRHHVPPGLISIQLWTMRDALGGAPGYDATLTHLARIGYPRVELALGYFGRTAAQLRQFLDGIGIRASSSHDGISGTAAELEQKVQNAVTLGQQFMVVPYLYSESTDDWKRWAEQMNVEAAAAQAAGLRYGYHNHAHEFTIDLGGGKRPWDVLTAELDPKLVHLEVDLYWAVTGGINSGDGVADPEGFTLDVIRSAPQRVLQYHVKDRDETTGDMADLGTGTVDFARIFREHSVLEYIVENDTPDVTPQQTAEIGYRYLRKLRF, encoded by the coding sequence ATGTGTTACGGACATGATGGGATGGCCGCGCTGCGGCGCTCCGTCGACCGGCGCAGCCTGCTGCGCGGCACGCTGGCCGCCGTCGGCGTCGGGCTCGCCTCGTCCGGCCTCGGCGCGACGGCCGCGTCGGCCACCGCCCACCGGACCGGACGGCACCACGTACCCCCGGGTCTGATCAGCATCCAGCTGTGGACCATGCGCGACGCCCTGGGGGGTGCGCCCGGCTACGACGCCACCCTCACCCACCTGGCCCGGATCGGATATCCGCGCGTGGAGCTGGCGCTCGGCTACTTCGGTCGGACCGCCGCCCAGCTGCGCCAGTTCCTGGACGGCATCGGCATCAGGGCCAGCTCCAGCCACGACGGGATCAGCGGTACTGCCGCGGAGCTGGAGCAGAAGGTCCAGAACGCGGTCACCCTGGGCCAGCAGTTCATGGTGGTGCCTTACCTGTACTCCGAGAGCACGGACGACTGGAAACGCTGGGCGGAGCAGATGAACGTCGAGGCCGCGGCGGCGCAGGCAGCCGGCCTGCGCTACGGCTACCACAACCACGCCCACGAGTTCACCATCGACCTCGGCGGCGGCAAGCGGCCGTGGGACGTGCTGACCGCCGAACTCGACCCGAAACTCGTGCACCTGGAGGTCGACCTCTACTGGGCGGTCACCGGCGGCATCAACTCCGGCGACGGCGTCGCGGACCCCGAGGGCTTCACCCTCGACGTCATCCGCTCCGCGCCGCAGCGCGTCCTGCAGTACCACGTCAAGGACCGGGACGAGACCACCGGCGACATGGCCGACCTGGGTACCGGGACCGTCGACTTCGCCCGGATCTTCCGCGAGCACTCGGTCCTGGAATACATCGTCGAGAACGACACGCCCGACGTGACACCGCAGCAGACGGCCGAGATCGGCTACCGCTACCTGCGCAAGCTGCGGTTCTGA